A single Scleropages formosus chromosome 4, fSclFor1.1, whole genome shotgun sequence DNA region contains:
- the hmgb3b gene encoding high mobility group protein B3b, translated as MAKGNTKKPKGKMSAYAYFVQTCREEHKKKNPDIPMNFSEFSKKCSGRWKIMSGKEKAKFEDMAKQDKARYDEEMLSYSDKKGKKSKKDPNAPKRPPSGFFLFCSEHRPKIKAQNPSLGIGEIARKLGEMWNNLTDANKQPYLVKANKLKDKYLKDMADYKDKDGMGAAEPSKPVTKKLREEDDDDDDDDDDDDDEEEDEDEDD; from the exons ATGGCAAAAGGCAACACGAAGAAGCCCAAGGGCAAGATGTCTGCCTATGCCTACTTTGTGCAGACATGTCGGGAGGAGCACAAAAAGAAGAACCCAGATATTCCCATGAACTTTTCAGAGTTTTCTAAGAAATGCTCTGGCAGGTGGAAG ATAATGTCAGGAAAGGAGAAAGCCAAGTTTGAAGATATGGCAAAGCAGGACAAGGCTCGGTATGATGAGGAGATGTTGTCATACTCTGacaagaaaggaaagaaaagcaagaaGGACCCAAATGCCCCTAAAAGGCCACC TTCTGGGTTCTTCCTATTCTGCTCTGAACATCGACCCAAGATCAAGGCCCAAAATCCCAGTTTGGGCATTGGTGAAATAGCAAGGAAGCTGGGTGAGATGTGGAACAATTTGACAGATGCTAATAAGCAGCCCTACCTGGTCAAGGCTAACAAGCTGAAGGACAAGTATTTAAAG GACATGGCAGACTACAAGGATAAAGATGGGATGGGAGCAGCAGAGCCCTCCAAACCTGTGACAAAGAAGTTGCGTGAGgaggatgacgatgatgatgacgacgatgatgatgacgatgatgaggaggaagatgaagatgaggatgattaa